From Pseudocalidococcus azoricus BACA0444, a single genomic window includes:
- a CDS encoding site-specific integrase, producing MPRNPSQQVSFTTELAQVNTRLKVARLGLQLEQRGQKLNLRGIFPPKPDSHRLVPHQQRLSLGLPATPPGLEMAERKAMEIALLLIQGRFDWQPYLSPIKHLGPDATVADQVFAFQAHFFNQPPTLGQRSTWSTAYRPYFRKLEALAATRKNISLVELIYATIQSTPANSRSRQACCTAMQALSQFLEIKLPLPLANFAGHYSPTRTQRRQLPSDTEILHYYKQIPNPAWRFVYGIMATYGLRNHEVFFCDYSGLRDQEPEAVIEVLDTTKTGGHQVWPFLPEWVETLKLYDINLPTVNTDLRTTTLQRIGQRVTQQFSRYQIPFSPYDLRHAWAVRTIHIGLPDTVSARMMGHSVAIHTRTYHRWITRRDQQQAVTAARQRWGVLQGN from the coding sequence ATGCCCCGCAATCCTAGCCAACAGGTTTCATTCACCACAGAACTTGCCCAAGTCAATACCCGCTTAAAAGTGGCGCGTCTTGGCCTACAACTGGAACAACGGGGACAGAAACTTAATCTCCGGGGCATTTTTCCGCCTAAGCCCGACAGTCATCGCTTAGTTCCCCATCAGCAACGCCTCAGTTTGGGCCTTCCCGCAACCCCCCCAGGCCTGGAAATGGCGGAACGAAAGGCGATGGAGATTGCCCTACTCCTGATCCAAGGTCGTTTTGATTGGCAGCCCTATCTTTCCCCCATTAAGCACTTAGGCCCAGATGCCACCGTTGCGGATCAAGTTTTCGCATTCCAGGCCCATTTTTTTAACCAGCCCCCCACCCTCGGACAACGCTCCACCTGGTCAACGGCCTACCGTCCCTATTTTCGGAAACTGGAAGCCCTCGCCGCTACCCGCAAAAATATTTCCCTTGTCGAACTGATTTATGCCACGATTCAATCCACCCCTGCCAATTCCCGCAGTCGCCAGGCCTGTTGTACCGCGATGCAAGCCCTGAGCCAATTTTTAGAAATCAAACTCCCCTTACCCCTGGCCAACTTTGCTGGACATTACAGCCCCACCCGCACCCAACGCCGTCAACTGCCCAGCGATACGGAAATTCTCCATTACTACAAGCAAATCCCCAACCCGGCCTGGCGTTTTGTCTATGGCATTATGGCCACCTATGGGTTACGCAACCATGAGGTCTTTTTTTGCGACTACAGCGGCCTGCGAGATCAGGAACCCGAAGCCGTCATTGAAGTTCTGGATACGACTAAAACCGGGGGGCATCAAGTTTGGCCGTTTTTGCCGGAGTGGGTTGAAACCTTAAAGCTATACGATATTAACTTGCCAACGGTGAATACGGATCTAAGAACGACTACTCTCCAACGGATTGGCCAACGGGTAACTCAACAATTTAGCCGCTATCAAATTCCCTTTAGTCCCTATGATCTCCGCCATGCCTGGGCCGTGCGCACGATTCATATTGGTTTACCGGATACCGTCTCAGCCCGGATGATGGGCCATTCCGTAGCCATTCACACCCGCACCTATCATCGTTGGATTACAAGACGGGATCAACAACAGGCCGTTACCGCAGCCCGCCAACGCTGGGGAGTTTTACAGGGGAATTGA
- a CDS encoding M16 family metallopeptidase, whose amino-acid sequence MSPTLTSVSLTANVLKTELDNGLVVLLKEIRTAPVVSLQVWYRVGSAQEAPGQNGIAHQLEHLMFKGTQSRPIQFGQLFSAIGSQTNAFTSYDMTAYFHTVRASQLEPLLILEADRMVNTDISPNQLSSEKRVVISELQGYENSPEYRLSRTLMNTLYPNHAYGLPVGGTVADVESFSLEAVQSYYRQFYRPDNAVIVITGDIEAEPTLQLVEDIFGAIPRPGLPLANFTPTPPTPGPVPQQPITLSEPGSAPLLQILYPLPAWTDPDFAAIEVLDAILTAGRSSRLYQALVETGLASSVSAYAAGLQAGGWYEVDAVATLETSLEEILEVLQAEISQIQSELVSAAELDQAKTQLQAHFILRNRDIDSQAGQLAYDQVVTGDYHFSETLLTRITQVTAADIQRVAQTYLVTEKAIQGQFIPSELTATSPQASGMQTSEDFSPGIPVDPAAVAQFLPPVTHEPPHSHQALPEKFTLKNGLRILLLRDTSTPTVTLSGHIQAGTAYDLQTKPGVANLTAENVGNGTKTKTALELAQGLESRGAGLELAAFREGVDLDGYVLSPDLSLLLETLADILQNATFPEAELNRSRQRALTDLQMDLDDPNRVARRVFQQTIYPSNHPLHSFPTLETTQAITRDDLIQFYQQQYTPENTILTLVGNFEIETVLAELETLFGAWSNNLNSLKLNIPNIELPKQNSFTNPVLPGKTQAITYLGHQGIERRDPRFYAALLLNHILGGDTLASRLGVEIRDRLGLTYGIYSYFAAGQHPGPFVIQMQTAAEDTPPAITATLSLLKQLKESGITEAELAAAKRTLMNSHPVDLANLDQLARSILAQEIIGLPTTEIRDFPNHLAAVMLEDVENVIQELIHPENMVIVSAGPGVNAPELLTAT is encoded by the coding sequence ATGTCTCCAACCCTCACTTCTGTGTCCCTCACCGCCAACGTGCTTAAAACTGAACTGGATAATGGCCTGGTGGTGCTGCTTAAGGAAATTCGGACAGCCCCAGTGGTGAGTTTGCAGGTGTGGTATCGGGTTGGTTCCGCTCAAGAAGCCCCAGGCCAGAATGGGATTGCCCACCAACTCGAACATTTAATGTTTAAGGGAACCCAAAGCCGGCCAATTCAGTTTGGGCAGTTATTTAGTGCGATTGGCAGCCAGACGAATGCCTTTACCAGCTATGACATGACGGCCTATTTCCATACCGTGCGGGCGAGTCAGTTGGAGCCGTTGTTGATCCTCGAAGCCGACCGGATGGTAAACACAGATATTTCCCCCAATCAACTCAGCAGCGAAAAACGGGTCGTGATTTCGGAACTCCAAGGCTATGAGAACAGCCCGGAATATCGCCTCAGTCGCACCTTAATGAATACGCTCTATCCCAATCATGCCTATGGCTTACCTGTGGGGGGAACCGTTGCTGATGTGGAGAGTTTTAGTTTAGAGGCTGTGCAGAGTTATTACCGCCAGTTTTATCGCCCCGACAACGCTGTGATTGTGATTACCGGAGATATTGAAGCGGAACCGACTTTGCAACTGGTAGAGGATATTTTTGGGGCAATTCCCAGGCCAGGTTTACCCTTAGCCAATTTCACCCCGACCCCGCCCACCCCAGGCCCCGTTCCCCAACAGCCAATCACTCTTTCAGAACCCGGCAGCGCGCCCCTGTTACAGATTTTGTATCCCCTCCCGGCCTGGACAGATCCCGATTTTGCCGCCATTGAAGTTTTGGATGCGATTTTGACCGCCGGCCGCAGTTCGAGGTTATATCAAGCCCTAGTCGAAACCGGATTAGCCAGTTCAGTCAGTGCCTATGCTGCCGGATTACAGGCCGGGGGCTGGTATGAAGTGGATGCGGTGGCCACCTTAGAAACCAGCCTCGAAGAAATTTTAGAGGTTCTCCAGGCCGAGATTAGCCAAATTCAAAGCGAACTCGTCTCAGCTGCCGAACTGGATCAAGCCAAAACCCAACTCCAAGCCCACTTTATTTTGCGAAACCGCGATATTGACAGCCAGGCCGGACAGTTAGCCTACGATCAAGTTGTCACCGGCGATTATCACTTCAGCGAAACCCTTTTAACCCGCATTACCCAAGTCACCGCGGCCGATATTCAACGGGTGGCCCAAACCTATCTGGTGACTGAAAAAGCGATTCAAGGGCAATTTATCCCGAGCGAACTCACCGCCACCTCGCCCCAGGCCAGCGGAATGCAAACCAGTGAAGATTTTAGCCCCGGGATTCCCGTGGATCCGGCCGCTGTGGCCCAATTTTTGCCCCCTGTTACCCACGAACCGCCCCACTCCCACCAGGCCTTGCCGGAAAAATTCACCCTCAAAAATGGCTTACGGATTTTATTGTTACGGGATACCAGCACGCCCACGGTGACCTTAAGCGGCCATATTCAAGCCGGAACTGCCTATGATTTGCAAACGAAACCCGGTGTGGCCAATTTAACCGCGGAAAATGTCGGCAATGGCACCAAAACTAAGACTGCATTGGAACTGGCCCAAGGTTTAGAATCCCGCGGGGCTGGCCTGGAGTTGGCGGCATTTCGCGAAGGCGTGGATTTGGATGGCTATGTTTTGTCGCCGGATTTATCGTTACTGTTAGAAACCTTGGCCGATATTCTCCAAAATGCGACATTCCCCGAAGCTGAATTGAACCGCAGTCGTCAACGGGCCTTAACGGATTTACAGATGGATTTAGATGATCCGAATCGGGTGGCAAGGCGCGTCTTTCAGCAAACCATTTATCCCAGCAATCATCCCCTGCATTCCTTTCCCACCCTTGAAACAACCCAGGCCATTACCCGTGATGATTTAATTCAGTTTTATCAGCAGCAATACACGCCAGAAAACACGATTCTAACCCTAGTTGGAAATTTTGAAATTGAGACGGTTTTAGCTGAATTAGAAACCCTGTTCGGGGCCTGGTCAAACAATCTAAACTCTCTGAAGTTAAACATCCCAAACATTGAGTTACCTAAACAAAATTCCTTTACTAATCCTGTCTTACCCGGCAAAACCCAGGCCATTACCTATTTAGGACATCAGGGGATTGAACGGCGAGATCCCCGGTTTTACGCGGCCCTCCTGCTCAATCACATCCTTGGGGGCGATACCTTAGCCAGCCGGTTGGGTGTAGAAATTCGGGATCGTCTCGGCTTAACCTATGGAATTTACAGTTACTTTGCTGCCGGACAACATCCTGGGCCGTTCGTGATCCAAATGCAAACCGCCGCTGAAGACACCCCCCCGGCCATCACGGCTACCCTATCTCTCCTCAAACAACTCAAAGAATCTGGGATCACTGAAGCCGAACTGGCCGCCGCCAAACGCACCCTGATGAATAGCCATCCGGTGGATTTAGCCAACTTGGATCAACTGGCCCGCTCGATTTTGGCTCAGGAAATTATTGGCCTCCCCACAACTGAAATTCGCGACTTTCCCAACCATTTAGCCGCAGTCATGTTAGAAGATGTTGAAAACGTGATTCAAGAGTTGATCCACCCCGAAAATATGGTGATTGTCTCCGCGGGGCCTGGGGTAAACGCACCGGAACTTCTCACCGCGACTTAA
- a CDS encoding septal ring lytic transglycosylase RlpA family protein, whose translation MNQKNLILGMATTVLAVLGFLPWSEATPERSADSQPSQSLASASVTPAANSIADSAPTAATTSGQSAQQAFDNSASTATTIRPIATTLIHDLNGREVVTLYLRGIPAMTFLGSQASPPSGVQVASAANLGIARNAAPITAVVQANQLAERLNQLHTSGVDAKTIRLAWNPNINSYRIYAGQDPRQDALVTVNGSIIFPQGGKNLSRDALQITNLIRRQLGNAPALTTAEGRNYPTQTRVATSNFNSGAARSLFTGMASWYGPGFHGARTSSGERFDQYAMTAAHKTLPFGTMVRVTNLNNGRSVLVRINDRGPFTPGRVIDLSRGAAEVIGLVSSGVGSVRIEVME comes from the coding sequence ATGAATCAAAAAAACCTTATTTTGGGGATGGCGACTACGGTTCTCGCTGTCTTGGGCTTCTTACCTTGGAGTGAGGCTACCCCAGAACGCTCTGCTGACTCCCAACCGTCTCAATCTCTTGCTTCCGCCTCAGTTACACCTGCAGCCAATTCCATTGCAGACTCTGCCCCCACCGCCGCCACAACCTCGGGTCAATCTGCCCAACAAGCTTTTGACAACTCTGCCTCCACAGCTACGACCATCCGCCCTATTGCCACAACCTTGATCCATGACTTGAATGGCCGAGAAGTTGTCACCCTCTATCTGCGGGGAATTCCGGCTATGACCTTTTTGGGGTCTCAGGCTTCTCCTCCCAGCGGTGTGCAAGTTGCTTCAGCGGCAAATCTTGGGATTGCTCGCAATGCAGCTCCAATAACCGCGGTTGTCCAGGCCAATCAGTTAGCTGAACGGCTAAACCAGCTTCACACCAGTGGGGTTGATGCTAAAACAATCCGCTTGGCCTGGAATCCGAACATTAACAGCTATCGCATTTATGCAGGTCAAGATCCACGTCAGGATGCCCTGGTCACTGTCAATGGTAGTATTATCTTTCCTCAAGGCGGTAAAAATCTCTCTAGGGATGCACTCCAAATTACCAACCTGATTCGGCGACAACTGGGTAATGCCCCGGCTTTAACAACTGCAGAGGGACGAAATTATCCCACCCAAACTCGAGTGGCAACCAGTAATTTCAACTCTGGGGCCGCGCGCTCCCTCTTTACGGGGATGGCTTCTTGGTATGGGCCAGGATTTCATGGGGCAAGGACTTCCAGTGGTGAACGGTTTGACCAATATGCCATGACGGCGGCTCACAAAACCTTACCCTTTGGCACGATGGTTCGAGTCACTAACCTGAACAATGGTCGCTCGGTCTTAGTGCGAATTAATGATCGTGGCCCCTTTACCCCAGGTCGAGTGATTGATCTGTCCCGAGGGGCTGCTGAAGTGATTGGCCTGGTCAGTAGTGGAGTTGGTTCAGTCCGCATCGAAGTTATGGAATAA
- a CDS encoding DUF29 domain-containing protein, producing MTLTPTKISQDLYDQDLMLWYQETITRLKQHDFNDLDIENLIEEIESLANRERRELKSRLFVLVCHYLKRLYVPSRQDYRGWDATIREQQRQLRQILKDSPSLKNYAHAQFPEIWTDALEEVNANYPNVAFPQAWSLTQTIEELVSPEFLVKLSQQKQS from the coding sequence ATGACGCTTACCCCCACTAAAATTTCCCAGGATCTCTATGACCAGGATTTAATGCTGTGGTATCAAGAAACGATCACCCGCCTCAAGCAACACGACTTTAATGACTTAGATATTGAGAACTTAATTGAGGAAATTGAAAGCTTGGCGAATCGAGAGCGGCGGGAGTTAAAAAGTCGTCTGTTTGTCCTAGTCTGCCATTATCTCAAGCGTCTTTATGTTCCGTCTAGACAAGATTACCGAGGTTGGGACGCGACGATTCGGGAACAACAACGACAACTCCGGCAAATCCTGAAAGATTCCCCCAGCCTAAAAAACTATGCCCACGCGCAATTCCCGGAGATTTGGACGGATGCCCTTGAAGAAGTCAACGCAAATTATCCTAACGTGGCATTTCCCCAGGCCTGGAGCTTGACCCAAACCATTGAGGAGTTAGTTTCACCGGAATTTTTAGTGAAGTTGAGCCAGCAAAAGCAGTCCTAA
- a CDS encoding DUF29 domain-containing protein codes for MTLTPTKISTDLYDQDLMLWYQETITRLKEHDFNDLDIENLIEEIESLANRERRELKSRLFVLVCHYLKRLYVPSRQDYRGWDATIREQQRQLRQILKDSPSLKNYAHAQFPEIWTDALEEVNANYPNVAFPQAWSLTQTIDELVSPEFLVKLNQQTQP; via the coding sequence ATGACGCTTACCCCCACTAAAATTTCCACTGATCTCTATGACCAGGATTTAATGCTGTGGTATCAAGAAACCATCACCCGCCTCAAGGAACACGACTTTAATGATTTAGATATTGAGAACTTAATTGAGGAAATTGAAAGCTTGGCGAATCGAGAGCGGCGGGAGTTAAAAAGTCGTCTGTTTGTCCTAGTCTGCCATTATCTCAAGCGTCTTTATGTTCCGTCTAGACAAGATTACCGAGGTTGGGACGCGACGATTCGGGAACAACAACGACAACTCCGGCAAATCCTGAAAGATTCCCCCAGCCTAAAAAACTATGCCCACGCGCAATTCCCGGAGATTTGGACGGATGCCCTTGAAGAAGTCAACGCAAATTATCCTAACGTGGCATTTCCCCAGGCCTGGAGCTTGACCCAAACTATTGATGAGTTAGTTTCACCGGAATTTTTAGTGAAGTTAAACCAGCAAACACAGCCATAA
- the pgl gene encoding 6-phosphogluconolactonase — translation MPAEQRIEVLPDLESLSQRALEITVEQMELALAARGRFNIVLAGGSTPKSLYERLSQEALPWSAFHVFWGDERYVPPDHPDSNEGMARQAWLDHIPIPAAQIYPMPTFLPDPHQAAAQYHQELLVYFQSLDKPTPDFDLVLLGMGPDGHTASLFPHTPALNVTDQFVTVGEKEGQPRLTLTVPVINQARCVLFLVAGANKQAALGQVLTKTGDPQAYPARLIQPDETLIWLLDQEAGLGWSDE, via the coding sequence ATGCCTGCTGAACAACGGATTGAAGTCTTGCCCGATTTGGAGAGCCTGAGCCAGCGGGCCCTCGAAATTACCGTTGAGCAAATGGAGTTGGCCCTGGCGGCGAGGGGTCGGTTTAATATTGTTCTAGCGGGAGGCAGCACACCCAAAAGTCTCTATGAAAGACTATCTCAAGAGGCCTTACCCTGGTCAGCGTTTCATGTTTTTTGGGGAGATGAGCGTTATGTGCCTCCAGATCACCCCGATAGCAATGAAGGGATGGCCCGCCAGGCCTGGTTAGATCACATTCCGATTCCCGCCGCGCAAATTTATCCAATGCCGACCTTTTTACCTGACCCTCACCAGGCCGCAGCGCAGTATCACCAAGAGCTTCTAGTCTACTTTCAGTCCTTGGATAAACCAACGCCAGACTTTGATCTTGTTCTGTTGGGGATGGGCCCGGATGGACATACAGCCTCTTTGTTTCCCCATACCCCCGCCCTCAATGTAACTGATCAATTTGTCACTGTGGGAGAGAAAGAGGGACAACCCCGCTTAACCCTGACGGTTCCAGTCATTAACCAGGCCCGTTGCGTGTTGTTTCTGGTGGCTGGAGCAAACAAGCAAGCAGCCCTTGGACAAGTCTTAACGAAAACGGGTGATCCACAGGCCTATCCGGCCCGGCTAATTCAACCGGATGAAACCTTGATTTGGTTGTTGGATCAAGAGGCT
- the purM gene encoding phosphoribosylformylglycinamidine cyclo-ligase: MDYREAGVDVQAGRDFVQQIRGLVAKTQRPEVLGGLGGFAGYFELPSGYQQPVLVSGTDGVGTKLKIAQAMGQHQTIGIDLVAMCVNDVLTSGAKPLFFLDYLATGKLDPQALVDVVAGIARACEEVGCALLGGETAEMPGFYAPGEYDLAGFCVGIVEKARLSIEVNLGDVVIGLASSGVHSNGFSLVRRIMETKGWAWTDQVLELGKKSLGEIFLTPTQLYVAPVQAALQAGLEIHGMAHITGGGLPENLPRCLGSDQSIAIESGAWAVPELFDWLQFQGEVSPAAMYETFNMGIGYCLIVPPAEAQAAQAFFQVQGLRSDIIGSVISGNGELLGLPT; the protein is encoded by the coding sequence ATGGACTACCGGGAAGCAGGGGTAGATGTCCAGGCCGGGCGGGATTTTGTCCAACAGATTCGGGGCTTAGTGGCCAAGACCCAGCGACCTGAGGTTTTAGGGGGACTGGGGGGGTTTGCTGGATATTTTGAATTGCCCAGTGGCTATCAGCAGCCTGTTTTAGTCTCGGGAACCGATGGGGTCGGCACCAAGCTGAAAATTGCCCAGGCCATGGGTCAACATCAGACGATTGGCATTGATTTAGTCGCCATGTGTGTCAATGATGTCCTGACTTCTGGAGCCAAACCCCTCTTTTTTCTTGATTACTTGGCAACGGGAAAACTTGACCCCCAGGCCTTGGTGGATGTGGTGGCCGGCATAGCTCGCGCCTGTGAGGAAGTTGGTTGTGCCTTGTTGGGGGGAGAAACGGCGGAAATGCCGGGATTTTATGCACCAGGGGAGTATGACTTGGCCGGTTTTTGTGTCGGAATTGTCGAAAAGGCACGGTTATCAATAGAGGTGAATCTGGGGGATGTGGTGATTGGCCTGGCCAGTAGTGGAGTCCATAGCAATGGCTTTAGTTTGGTGCGGCGGATTATGGAAACCAAGGGCTGGGCCTGGACTGATCAGGTTTTGGAATTAGGGAAAAAATCCTTAGGGGAAATTTTCTTAACTCCGACCCAACTCTATGTTGCCCCTGTTCAAGCGGCCCTCCAAGCTGGCCTGGAGATTCATGGCATGGCCCACATTACTGGGGGGGGCTTACCGGAAAATTTACCCCGTTGCCTCGGGTCTGATCAAAGTATTGCCATTGAGTCGGGGGCCTGGGCGGTTCCAGAATTATTTGACTGGTTACAATTTCAAGGCGAAGTCAGTCCCGCGGCCATGTATGAGACCTTTAATATGGGGATTGGGTATTGCCTGATTGTCCCCCCAGCCGAAGCCCAGGCCGCCCAAGCATTTTTCCAGGTCCAGGGTCTTAGGAGTGACATCATCGGCAGCGTGATTTCTGGCAATGGTGAATTACTCGGTTTGCCCACTTAA
- a CDS encoding efflux RND transporter periplasmic adaptor subunit — translation MNVFAQGILIVALAWGSAGCQTSLSPNATARPVSAEIPVDLAVAKPGTLGSRVTFTGTTRPNQDVVLRAQVEGQVLSLGVDVGDRVAQGQVLARLDAALLRAAVIEAESELAARRSEVVQAQAQVNNARIAVEQARLNLQQSQSDAARLKQLLASGAIAAQTAEQAETTAQTQRQVLASTQAQVQTAQEGVAIAQGRVQAQAAIVKQTQARLQYALIRSPLNGVVLERLTETGNLVQPGNELLRIGNLNQLRVVVELSEREAADLGVGQSAEITLDAAPNETLSGRVSRISPAAEATARLVPVEILINNPQQRFGSGQLARVTFQGETQARIVVPQSALAGEQEGNVSAKEGQVYVVTNNQVEVRAVELGNRRNGQVEIVTGLNPGERYVVRSGRPLKSGDTVRVSVLSER, via the coding sequence ATGAACGTTTTTGCACAAGGGATATTAATAGTAGCCCTGGCCTGGGGGAGCGCGGGATGTCAGACTTCACTCTCTCCTAATGCAACGGCCAGGCCGGTCTCTGCGGAAATCCCTGTAGATTTGGCGGTGGCTAAACCTGGAACCCTAGGCAGCAGGGTGACATTTACGGGAACGACGCGTCCGAATCAGGATGTGGTCTTGCGCGCCCAGGTGGAGGGACAGGTGCTCAGTTTAGGGGTAGATGTGGGGGATCGGGTGGCCCAGGGCCAGGTCTTAGCTCGTCTTGATGCTGCCCTTTTGCGCGCTGCCGTCATTGAAGCCGAATCGGAATTAGCCGCCCGCCGCAGTGAGGTCGTCCAGGCCCAGGCCCAGGTGAATAATGCCCGCATTGCCGTTGAACAAGCCCGCCTTAATCTACAGCAATCCCAGTCCGATGCCGCCCGCTTAAAACAGTTGTTAGCCAGTGGAGCCATTGCCGCCCAGACCGCCGAACAGGCCGAAACCACCGCCCAGACCCAACGCCAAGTCCTCGCCTCCACCCAGGCCCAAGTCCAAACGGCCCAAGAAGGGGTTGCCATTGCCCAAGGCCGAGTTCAAGCCCAAGCCGCCATTGTCAAACAAACCCAGGCCCGTCTCCAATATGCCCTGATTCGCTCGCCCCTCAATGGGGTTGTTTTGGAACGCTTAACGGAAACGGGCAACCTGGTTCAACCGGGGAATGAATTGCTACGGATTGGGAACTTAAACCAACTCCGAGTCGTGGTGGAGCTATCGGAACGGGAAGCGGCGGATCTGGGAGTTGGCCAATCGGCCGAGATTACCCTTGATGCTGCCCCCAATGAAACCCTCTCCGGTCGAGTCAGCCGGATTTCCCCAGCCGCCGAAGCAACTGCCCGATTGGTTCCAGTTGAAATTCTGATCAATAATCCCCAACAACGGTTTGGTTCTGGTCAGTTAGCCCGTGTGACATTTCAAGGGGAAACTCAGGCCCGGATTGTGGTACCTCAAAGTGCATTAGCTGGGGAGCAGGAGGGTAATGTCTCGGCTAAGGAGGGCCAAGTGTATGTGGTCACAAATAATCAGGTTGAGGTGCGGGCTGTGGAGTTGGGCAATCGCCGCAATGGGCAGGTGGAAATTGTTACGGGTCTGAATCCGGGGGAACGCTATGTGGTTCGCAGTGGCCGCCCCTTAAAGTCTGGAGATACAGTGCGGGTGAGTGTGTTATCAGAACGTTAA